One Terriglobales bacterium DNA window includes the following coding sequences:
- a CDS encoding enoyl-CoA hydratase-related protein: protein MSSSPAVTTFENLLFEKKNAIAYVTVNRPKVLNALNMATMEELRSVFHMVKADDSIRVVIFTGSGEKAFIAGADINELSKHNAVEGKAYTHKGQSVLNLIENLGKPVIACINGFALGGGCEIAMACTMRLASDNAKLGQPEVKLGIIPGYGGTQRLPRLVGKGIAMQLVLAGEMITAAEAHRIGLVNEVVPQPELIPRAEAIAHKIIANAPLAVQYAMEAVNKGMEMTLQEGLYLEATLFGVCCATDDKTEGTKAFLEKRAANFKGK from the coding sequence ATGTCATCTTCTCCGGCTGTCACCACCTTCGAAAATCTTCTTTTCGAAAAGAAAAACGCCATTGCCTACGTTACCGTGAACCGGCCGAAGGTGCTCAACGCGCTGAACATGGCAACGATGGAAGAGTTGCGGTCGGTGTTTCACATGGTCAAGGCGGACGACAGCATTCGGGTCGTCATCTTCACCGGCTCGGGCGAGAAGGCATTCATCGCGGGCGCCGATATCAACGAGCTTTCCAAGCACAACGCGGTCGAAGGCAAGGCCTACACGCACAAGGGCCAGAGCGTGCTCAACCTGATCGAGAACCTGGGCAAGCCAGTGATCGCGTGCATCAACGGCTTCGCGCTCGGCGGCGGCTGCGAGATTGCGATGGCGTGCACCATGCGCCTGGCCAGCGACAATGCCAAGCTCGGGCAGCCCGAGGTCAAACTCGGAATCATTCCCGGCTACGGTGGCACGCAGCGATTGCCGCGCCTGGTCGGCAAAGGCATCGCCATGCAACTGGTGCTGGCGGGCGAGATGATCACCGCGGCGGAAGCGCATCGCATCGGGCTGGTGAACGAAGTCGTGCCGCAGCCGGAGCTGATTCCTCGTGCGGAGGCGATCGCGCACAAGATCATCGCCAACGCGCCGCTGGCGGTGCAGTACGCCATGGAAGCGGTCAACAAGGGCATGGAGATGACGCTGCAGGAAGGCCTGTACCTGGAAGCCACGCTGTTCGGCGTCTGCTGCGCCACCGATGACAAGACCGAGGGCACCAAGGCATTCCTGGAAAAGCGCGCCGCTAACTTCAAGGGAAAATAG
- a CDS encoding DUF2621 family protein — protein MTWSDEANEIVAELIGALPAPVRDAVKETMEHRAESLAADDGDDEVSMEAAVRAFIEATPSDLRNRLKHTLTYHGIDPEDYGEAFGL, from the coding sequence ATGACTTGGTCCGACGAAGCTAACGAGATAGTTGCCGAATTGATCGGCGCACTGCCGGCGCCGGTGCGCGATGCCGTGAAAGAGACCATGGAGCATCGCGCCGAGTCGCTCGCTGCCGACGATGGCGACGACGAAGTATCGATGGAAGCCGCAGTGCGGGCGTTCATCGAGGCCACCCCTTCCGACCTGCGCAATCGCCTCAAGCACACGCTTACCTATCACGGCATCGATCCGGAAGATTATGGCGAGGCGTTCGGCTTGTAA
- a CDS encoding GTP-binding protein translates to MAKEKFSRTKPHVNVGTIGHIDHGKTTLTAAITKVLGKSNPNIKFRS, encoded by the coding sequence ATGGCGAAAGAAAAATTTTCCCGCACCAAGCCGCACGTGAACGTGGGGACGATCGGACACATTGACCACGGCAAGACCACGTTGACGGCGGCGATCACCAAGGTATTGGGCAAGAGCAACCCGAACATCAAGTTCCGCTCG
- the ribH gene encoding 6,7-dimethyl-8-ribityllumazine synthase, with product MIKSLHKLLFAKREQDYRALVEFFEALGLARGETWDGRRSMGVKFDAREAGVEVGMGEGFPDADLVIETDSADTVYEIAEKRGFKIVKKISDQDWGARLFTLEMPAGAGRLAIFSYNQDWRTTNTREGKLDAAGLRFAIVVGRFNAFVTERLLAGAQDGLRRLGATAGDITITRVPGSFEIPAAARMLAKTGKYDAIICLGCLIRGETAHYEVIVNEVTRGIGQSAQETGVPHAFGVLTCDTLEQAIDRAGLKTGNKGYDAALAAVEMAQLKTAAGGRPSVIGIRARENSHQAAKKKSTSPKSRRQ from the coding sequence ATGATCAAGTCCCTTCACAAACTGTTGTTCGCGAAGCGCGAGCAGGACTATCGCGCGCTTGTGGAATTTTTCGAGGCGCTGGGGCTGGCGCGCGGTGAGACTTGGGATGGCCGCCGCAGTATGGGCGTGAAGTTCGACGCGCGCGAAGCCGGGGTGGAGGTCGGCATGGGCGAGGGCTTTCCCGACGCTGACCTGGTGATTGAAACCGATAGCGCCGACACCGTCTACGAGATTGCCGAAAAGCGCGGCTTCAAAATCGTTAAAAAGATTTCAGATCAGGACTGGGGTGCGCGCCTGTTCACCCTGGAAATGCCCGCTGGAGCCGGCCGCCTGGCCATCTTTTCTTATAACCAGGATTGGCGCACGACCAACACGCGGGAAGGCAAGCTGGACGCGGCCGGACTGCGCTTCGCGATTGTCGTGGGCCGCTTCAATGCCTTTGTGACCGAGCGTCTGCTCGCGGGAGCGCAGGATGGGCTGCGCCGGCTTGGCGCCACTGCCGGCGACATCACGATTACCCGCGTGCCCGGGTCATTTGAGATTCCGGCGGCGGCACGCATGCTGGCGAAAACCGGGAAGTACGATGCCATCATCTGTCTTGGGTGCCTGATTCGCGGCGAGACGGCTCATTATGAGGTTATCGTCAATGAGGTAACGCGAGGCATCGGGCAATCGGCGCAGGAGACTGGCGTGCCGCACGCCTTCGGTGTTCTCACCTGCGATACGCTGGAGCAGGCCATTGACCGCGCCGGCCTGAAAACCGGCAACAAAGGCTACGACGCGGCGCTGGCGGCGGTGGAGATGGCGCAACTGAAAACGGCCGCCGGCGGTCGGCCATCGGTGATCGGGATTAGGGCGCGGGAGAATTCGCATCAAGCTGCGAAGAAGAAATCGACGTCCCCCAAAAGCCGGCGCCAATAG
- a CDS encoding 3-hydroxyacyl-CoA dehydrogenase family protein has protein sequence MEIRKVGVLGCGLMGSGIAQVCATAGFDVTVLEAEQRFIDKGFSGIEKSLAKFAEKGKLKEKPEAIRARLKGTLKPQDLADCDLIIEAIIENVEEKRKMYASLDAVVRRDAIFASNTSSISITELAAATKRPDRFIGMHFFNPVPLMQLVEVVRTITTAPEVFETGYAFAERLGKTPVRTSDKTGFIVNRLLVPYMLDAIRAYEEGVGSITDIDTAMKLGCGYPMGPLTLLDFVGLDTTYYITQVMFDEFKEPRFASPPLLKRLIMAGWYGKKTGKGFYDWSDPAKPVPQDAQLQGLATSERAGVAAD, from the coding sequence ATGGAAATCCGAAAAGTTGGCGTTCTTGGCTGCGGCTTGATGGGCTCGGGCATTGCCCAGGTCTGCGCCACGGCCGGCTTCGATGTCACCGTGCTCGAAGCCGAGCAGCGTTTTATTGACAAAGGTTTTTCTGGCATCGAGAAGTCGCTCGCCAAGTTCGCCGAGAAAGGCAAGCTGAAGGAAAAGCCGGAGGCGATCCGCGCACGCCTGAAAGGCACGCTGAAACCGCAGGACCTGGCCGACTGCGACCTTATTATCGAGGCCATCATTGAAAACGTAGAAGAGAAGCGGAAGATGTATGCCTCACTCGACGCCGTGGTGAGGCGCGACGCCATCTTCGCCAGCAACACTTCCTCGATCTCGATTACCGAACTGGCGGCAGCAACCAAGCGCCCCGACCGTTTCATCGGCATGCACTTCTTCAATCCGGTTCCGCTGATGCAATTGGTGGAGGTGGTGCGCACCATCACCACCGCGCCCGAAGTTTTTGAAACCGGTTACGCCTTTGCGGAGAGGCTGGGCAAGACGCCGGTGCGCACCAGCGACAAGACCGGATTCATCGTTAACCGCTTGCTGGTACCGTACATGCTGGACGCGATTCGTGCCTACGAAGAAGGCGTGGGCTCGATCACCGACATTGATACCGCGATGAAGCTCGGATGCGGCTATCCCATGGGCCCCCTCACGCTGCTGGATTTCGTCGGGCTGGACACTACCTACTACATCACCCAGGTGATGTTCGACGAATTCAAAGAGCCGCGCTTCGCCTCGCCGCCGCTGCTCAAGCGCCTGATCATGGCCGGCTGGTACGGCAAGAAAACCGGCAAAGGTTTTTACGACTGGTCGGATCCGGCAAAGCCGGTGCCGCAGGACGCGCAATTGCAAGGGCTGGCGACGAGCGAGCGGGCGGGGGTGGCCGCGGACTGA
- the nusB gene encoding transcription antitermination factor NusB, producing MGSRRKSRELLLQMLFQSDMGKQPAEQVRRTFWAEQKDTTEEVREYVEDLFQVATERAAEIDRVIEEHAKNWRMDRMAAVDRNLLRAAVAEFLGKPQVPKPVVINEAIEIARRYSTPESIVFINGVLDSVARGLEATAKRP from the coding sequence ATGGGTTCTAGACGCAAATCCCGCGAACTGCTGCTGCAGATGCTGTTTCAGTCCGACATGGGCAAGCAGCCGGCCGAGCAGGTCCGTCGTACGTTCTGGGCGGAGCAAAAGGACACGACGGAGGAGGTGCGGGAGTACGTCGAAGACCTGTTCCAAGTGGCCACCGAGCGGGCAGCGGAGATCGATCGCGTCATCGAGGAACATGCCAAGAATTGGCGCATGGATCGCATGGCGGCGGTGGACCGGAACCTGCTACGCGCGGCGGTGGCGGAGTTCTTAGGCAAACCGCAGGTGCCCAAACCAGTGGTGATCAACGAAGCCATCGAGATCGCGCGCCGCTACTCCACGCCGGAGTCCATCGTCTTCATTAACGGCGTGCTTGACTCGGTCGCGCGCGGCCTGGAGGCAACGGCAAAGCGTCCGTAG
- the rpsG gene encoding 30S ribosomal protein S7 — protein sequence MPRKGHIGKREVAADPIYGSTLVTKFINSMMWGGKKSTAENIFYDSMKKIQEKGGDDALKLFKKAVENAKPVLEVKTRRVGGANYQVPVEVNPDRRTSLAIRWLISYSRGRAEKGMTDKLSNELLDAANNRGASIKKKEDVHRMAEANKAFAHYRW from the coding sequence ATGCCACGTAAAGGACACATTGGAAAGCGCGAGGTAGCCGCCGACCCGATCTACGGTTCAACGCTGGTGACAAAGTTCATCAACTCAATGATGTGGGGCGGCAAGAAGTCCACCGCCGAAAACATATTCTACGACTCGATGAAGAAGATCCAGGAGAAGGGCGGCGACGATGCCTTGAAGCTGTTCAAGAAGGCGGTCGAGAACGCCAAGCCGGTGCTGGAAGTGAAGACCCGCCGCGTCGGCGGCGCCAACTACCAGGTTCCGGTGGAAGTGAATCCGGACCGGCGCACCTCGCTCGCCATCCGGTGGCTGATCAGCTATAGCCGCGGCCGCGCCGAGAAGGGCATGACCGACAAGCTCAGCAACGAACTGCTCGACGCCGCTAATAACCGCGGCGCTTCGATCAAGAAGAAAGAAGACGTGCACCGCATGGCCGAGGCCAACAAGGCCTTCGCGCATTACCGGTGGTGA
- a CDS encoding Ig-like domain-containing protein: MRRSAVLSIPQGFDLQARNLALAILGIMLVGLAGCGGHSSSTTAPSAVQISPSPLSLNLGGVASLTATVVDSTGAAVTVTTGFTYASSNSSVATVSTAGSVCAGKWDANFIVCDTTGVQPGTATITVTNGSVNGTVTVYTHLHVDRVTVSPGSINCISSTQTQQMSAHAFSNGVDITPTVGPFNWQSSIIDVATVDANGSVTAKTPGQGGIIASVSSVFSPSAPWTTCPVQSVNIHVSGATDTKFTLAAAASTNSLAADVLDSHGLTVSVPLTWSSSVPTVATINSSALVTAVAAGTTGLTASCAVSCNIGLAPVYSNVVIGSVSGSSTTTVYAAGTSSTSLVPIDATANTAGTAITLPSMPNSLLFNSLGTTAILGSSAGYMSVDTTTNAVTQNTGVQGTVLAVSPDSNRIIVAGTNTLFVVGIGSGIATETSPIAAATAASFSPDSRNAYILAGTNLYFWTAGGSFKLIALGGAASDVKFLANNAFAYIAGGASGPAVTARATCDNSLADTVITPGAPNLVASLPDASALVAADSPGLDVIAVTTNHVGCPPPLSDTLTHLTYGVAAFTPKQLIVLADGTRAYETGSPGQLLGVTTSSSTPFTIPLANGATPLTGGATLDATKLYVGGSDNNVHRIDVASGTDAQQISVSFTPNLVAVRPK, translated from the coding sequence ATGCGGCGGTCGGCAGTCTTATCCATACCTCAGGGCTTCGATCTTCAGGCGCGGAACTTGGCGTTAGCAATTCTGGGCATCATGCTGGTTGGGCTGGCCGGATGCGGCGGCCACAGTTCCTCCACTACGGCGCCGAGCGCAGTGCAGATCAGCCCTTCCCCGCTGTCGCTCAATCTGGGCGGCGTGGCCTCGTTGACCGCGACGGTGGTCGATTCCACCGGCGCGGCTGTGACGGTCACGACAGGGTTCACCTACGCCTCCAGTAATAGTTCGGTGGCGACCGTATCCACAGCCGGTTCCGTGTGCGCCGGCAAATGGGACGCCAACTTTATTGTCTGCGACACCACCGGCGTGCAGCCGGGCACCGCCACCATCACCGTCACCAATGGCAGCGTGAACGGAACGGTCACGGTGTACACGCACCTGCACGTTGACCGCGTAACCGTAAGCCCCGGGTCGATCAACTGCATATCATCGACCCAAACACAGCAGATGTCGGCCCACGCTTTCAGTAACGGCGTCGATATCACGCCCACTGTCGGCCCGTTTAACTGGCAAAGCTCCATCATCGATGTTGCCACCGTCGATGCCAACGGGTCGGTAACCGCCAAGACGCCCGGCCAGGGCGGGATCATCGCCTCCGTCAGCTCGGTTTTCAGCCCCTCAGCCCCGTGGACAACTTGCCCGGTGCAAAGCGTTAACATTCACGTTAGCGGCGCAACGGATACCAAATTTACCCTGGCCGCCGCCGCCAGCACGAACAGCCTCGCCGCCGATGTCCTGGATAGTCACGGCCTTACCGTCAGCGTTCCGCTGACGTGGTCGAGCTCGGTTCCGACCGTGGCCACGATTAATAGCTCGGCGCTGGTAACCGCGGTCGCCGCCGGCACCACCGGTCTTACCGCGAGTTGTGCCGTAAGTTGCAATATCGGCTTGGCGCCGGTGTACAGCAACGTGGTGATAGGGAGTGTTTCCGGCTCTTCGACGACGACGGTCTATGCGGCCGGCACGTCATCCACCTCGCTGGTGCCGATCGACGCTACCGCGAACACGGCCGGGACAGCGATCACGCTGCCATCGATGCCGAATTCTCTCCTCTTCAATTCCCTGGGCACGACCGCCATCTTGGGCAGTAGCGCCGGATACATGTCGGTGGACACCACGACAAACGCCGTGACCCAGAATACAGGCGTACAAGGCACGGTCCTGGCGGTTTCCCCGGATAGCAATCGCATCATCGTGGCCGGAACCAATACCCTGTTCGTTGTCGGCATCGGATCGGGCATCGCGACCGAAACTTCGCCGATCGCCGCCGCTACGGCTGCCAGTTTCAGCCCCGATAGCCGGAATGCGTACATTCTCGCCGGAACTAATCTCTATTTCTGGACGGCGGGGGGGTCTTTCAAGCTGATTGCGCTGGGCGGCGCGGCAAGCGATGTCAAGTTCCTGGCCAATAATGCTTTCGCCTACATCGCTGGAGGCGCGTCGGGGCCCGCTGTGACCGCACGCGCTACTTGCGACAACTCGCTGGCCGACACGGTGATCACCCCCGGAGCTCCCAACCTGGTTGCTTCACTGCCCGACGCCAGCGCCCTGGTGGCTGCGGACTCGCCGGGTCTGGACGTGATCGCTGTCACTACCAACCACGTCGGATGTCCGCCGCCGCTCTCCGATACGCTCACTCATTTGACCTACGGCGTGGCCGCCTTCACGCCGAAGCAATTGATCGTGCTGGCCGACGGTACGCGGGCGTACGAAACCGGCAGCCCGGGACAATTGCTTGGCGTCACCACTTCGAGTTCCACCCCGTTTACCATCCCGCTCGCCAACGGCGCCACACCATTGACCGGCGGCGCCACGCTGGATGCCACCAAGCTCTACGTGGGCGGCAGCGACAATAACGTTCACCGAATCGACGTCGCGTCGGGCACGGACGCGCAGCAGATCAGCGTGTCCTTCACGCCCAACCTGGTGGCGGTCAGGCCGAAATGA
- a CDS encoding acetyl-CoA C-acetyltransferase, translating into MLKPNDIAIVSGARTPMGRYCGKLRDFTAMELAAVAAKGAIERAQMDPKEFDHAIFGNAQQTSGDALYGARHVALRAGLPIETPALTVNRLCGSGMQAVVSAAQMIQLGEAQRVLAGGMESMSQAPHVIRGARWGLPLGEGKMEDSLMVALLDTWCGLQMANTAELYGEQQGITREMQDEFALQSQQKAAAAQKACRLKEESVTVPLKNRKGEPTGEMFEQDDHLRPETTMEGLAKLKPSFGKNGTVTAGNASGIVDGGAAVVVMSVDEAQKRGKKPLGRIVSWGIAGVEPKIMGRGPVPATRLALEKAGLKLEDMDLIEVNEAFAAQYLGVEKELGLDRSKVNVNGGAIALGHPLGATGTRLIITILHELRRRGAKYGLATACIGGGQGIAMIVENTN; encoded by the coding sequence ATGCTGAAGCCAAATGACATCGCAATTGTCAGCGGGGCGCGAACCCCGATGGGCCGCTATTGCGGCAAGCTGCGCGACTTTACCGCCATGGAACTGGCCGCGGTTGCGGCCAAGGGCGCCATTGAGCGCGCGCAGATGGACCCCAAGGAATTCGACCACGCCATCTTCGGCAACGCGCAGCAGACCTCCGGAGACGCGCTTTATGGCGCGCGGCACGTGGCCTTGCGCGCGGGACTGCCGATCGAAACTCCGGCGCTGACCGTGAACCGGCTGTGCGGATCGGGCATGCAAGCCGTCGTCAGCGCGGCACAGATGATTCAGCTCGGGGAAGCACAGCGCGTGCTTGCGGGCGGGATGGAATCGATGTCGCAGGCGCCGCACGTGATCCGCGGCGCGCGCTGGGGCCTGCCGCTGGGCGAAGGCAAGATGGAAGACTCGCTGATGGTGGCATTGCTCGATACCTGGTGCGGCCTGCAGATGGCCAATACCGCCGAGCTTTACGGCGAGCAGCAGGGCATCACGCGCGAGATGCAGGACGAGTTTGCGCTGCAGTCGCAGCAGAAAGCGGCGGCGGCACAGAAGGCGTGCCGGCTCAAAGAAGAGAGCGTGACGGTGCCGCTGAAGAACCGCAAAGGCGAGCCCACGGGAGAAATGTTTGAGCAGGACGACCACCTGCGTCCCGAGACAACGATGGAAGGTCTTGCCAAGCTCAAACCCTCATTCGGCAAGAATGGCACCGTCACTGCCGGCAATGCCAGCGGCATTGTGGATGGCGGCGCGGCGGTGGTGGTGATGTCGGTGGACGAAGCGCAGAAGCGCGGCAAGAAGCCGCTGGGGCGGATTGTGAGCTGGGGCATCGCCGGAGTGGAGCCAAAGATCATGGGACGCGGCCCGGTGCCGGCAACGCGCCTGGCGCTGGAAAAAGCCGGGCTGAAACTCGAAGACATGGACCTGATCGAGGTCAACGAAGCCTTCGCCGCGCAGTACCTCGGGGTGGAAAAAGAGCTAGGGCTCGATCGCTCGAAGGTGAACGTGAACGGCGGCGCGATTGCGCTGGGACATCCGCTGGGCGCGACGGGCACGCGCTTGATCATCACCATCCTGCACGAGTTGCGACGGCGGGGAGCGAAGTACGGCCTGGCAACCGCCTGTATCGGTGGTGGGCAGGGGATTGCGATGATTGTGGAGAATACAAATTAG
- the fusA gene encoding elongation factor G, whose protein sequence is MARQVPLDRCRNIGIMAHIDAGKTTTTERVLFYTGRTHRIGEVHEGTATMDWMEQEQERGITITSAATTCTWRDERINIIDTPGHVDFTAEVERSLRVLDGAVAVFDAVHGVEPQSETVWRQADKYGVPRICFINKMDKTGADFEHAIETIRKRLNARPVATQLPIGSESNFKGIIDLFEMKAVVWLEETLGAKFEVQEIPENLKKKASAFHNQMVESIVENDDELLHKYMEGESISPEELRRSLRKSVIALKVFPVLCGSAFKNKGVQPMLDAVVDFLPSPADVPPVKGINPDNGKEVERAPDDNAPLAALAFKIMTDPFVGQLAFIRIYSGQLKTGDSIWLPGKNKRERIGRLLKMHANKREEISEIYAGDICACVGLRTITTGDTICDEKEPVVLESIVFPEPVIAVAVEPKTKADQEKMGVALGRLAQEDPTFKVNTDADSGQTIIRGMGELHLEIIVDRMMREFKVEANVGKPQVAYRETIRKPSQAEGKFIRQTGGRGQYGHVKIKLEPNPGKGYEFEDEVVGGSVPKEYIKPVNEGIKEALEGGILAGYPMVDVKAVLYDGSYHDVDSSEMAFKIAGSMAFKEAARKATPVLLEPVMSVEVVVPEDFMSAIIGDLNSRRGRIEGMEHRAGSQVIKAMVPLSEMFGYATQMRSNTQGRATFSMHFSRYEEVPRSVSEEIIARVAGKAVNR, encoded by the coding sequence ATGGCCAGACAAGTTCCATTAGATCGTTGCCGCAACATCGGCATCATGGCGCATATCGACGCCGGCAAGACCACGACGACGGAGCGCGTGCTGTTCTACACCGGACGCACGCACCGCATCGGCGAGGTCCACGAAGGCACCGCCACGATGGACTGGATGGAGCAGGAGCAGGAGCGCGGCATTACCATCACCAGCGCCGCCACTACCTGTACCTGGCGCGATGAGCGGATCAACATCATCGATACGCCCGGCCACGTGGACTTCACCGCCGAGGTGGAGCGATCGCTGCGCGTGCTCGACGGCGCGGTGGCCGTGTTCGACGCCGTGCATGGCGTCGAGCCGCAGTCGGAAACCGTTTGGCGCCAGGCCGACAAGTACGGCGTGCCGCGCATTTGCTTCATCAACAAGATGGACAAGACTGGCGCCGATTTTGAGCACGCCATCGAGACCATCCGCAAGCGTCTGAACGCGCGGCCCGTCGCCACCCAGCTTCCCATCGGCAGCGAATCCAATTTCAAGGGCATCATCGACCTGTTCGAAATGAAGGCCGTGGTCTGGCTGGAAGAAACCCTGGGCGCCAAGTTTGAAGTCCAGGAGATTCCCGAGAACCTGAAGAAGAAGGCGAGCGCGTTCCATAACCAGATGGTGGAATCCATCGTCGAAAACGACGACGAACTCCTCCACAAGTACATGGAAGGCGAATCGATCTCGCCGGAAGAGCTACGCCGTTCGCTGCGCAAGAGCGTCATCGCCCTGAAGGTGTTCCCGGTGCTGTGCGGCTCGGCGTTCAAGAACAAGGGCGTGCAGCCGATGCTGGACGCGGTGGTGGATTTCCTGCCCTCGCCCGCCGACGTGCCGCCGGTGAAGGGCATCAACCCCGATAACGGGAAAGAAGTGGAACGGGCGCCCGACGACAACGCGCCCCTGGCCGCGCTGGCGTTCAAGATCATGACCGACCCCTTCGTCGGCCAGCTCGCCTTCATTCGCATTTACTCCGGACAGCTGAAGACCGGCGACAGCATCTGGCTGCCCGGCAAGAACAAGCGCGAGCGCATCGGCCGGCTGCTGAAGATGCACGCTAACAAGCGCGAGGAAATCAGCGAGATCTACGCCGGCGACATTTGCGCCTGCGTCGGCCTGCGCACCATCACCACCGGCGACACCATCTGCGACGAGAAAGAGCCGGTCGTGCTGGAATCCATCGTGTTTCCCGAGCCGGTCATCGCGGTCGCGGTCGAGCCCAAGACCAAGGCCGACCAGGAAAAGATGGGCGTCGCACTCGGACGCCTGGCCCAGGAAGATCCCACCTTCAAGGTCAACACCGACGCCGACAGCGGCCAGACGATCATCCGCGGCATGGGCGAACTGCACCTGGAAATCATCGTCGACCGCATGATGCGCGAATTCAAGGTGGAGGCCAACGTCGGCAAGCCGCAGGTCGCGTATCGCGAGACCATCCGCAAGCCGTCGCAGGCCGAAGGCAAGTTCATCCGCCAGACCGGCGGGCGCGGCCAGTACGGTCACGTCAAGATCAAGCTGGAGCCGAACCCGGGCAAGGGCTACGAGTTCGAGGACGAGGTGGTCGGCGGCTCGGTGCCCAAGGAATACATCAAGCCGGTCAACGAAGGAATCAAGGAAGCGCTGGAAGGCGGCATCCTGGCCGGCTACCCGATGGTCGACGTCAAGGCCGTCCTGTATGACGGTAGCTACCACGACGTGGACTCCAGTGAAATGGCCTTCAAGATCGCCGGTTCCATGGCCTTCAAGGAAGCCGCGCGTAAGGCTACACCGGTGCTGCTGGAGCCGGTGATGTCGGTAGAAGTGGTGGTGCCGGAAGATTTCATGAGCGCCATCATCGGCGACCTGAACTCGCGCCGCGGACGAATCGAGGGCATGGAGCACCGCGCCGGGTCGCAGGTGATCAAGGCGATGGTGCCGCTGAGCGAGATGTTCGGCTATGCCACCCAAATGCGTTCCAATACCCAGGGCCGGGCGACGTTTTCCATGCACTTCTCGCGTTACGAGGAAGTGCCGCGTTCGGTGTCGGAGGAAATCATCGCCCGCGTCGCGGGCAAGGCGGTAAACAGGTAA
- the rpsL gene encoding 30S ribosomal protein S12 → MPTFNQLVRKGRSAPNYKTASPALQSCPQKRGVCTRVYTQTPKKPNSALRKVARVRLTNGIEVTTYIPGVGHNLQEHSIVLIRGGRVKDLPGVRYHVIRGTLDAVGVANRKQGRSKYGAKRPKA, encoded by the coding sequence GTGCCTACGTTTAATCAGTTGGTGCGCAAGGGGCGTAGCGCCCCGAATTACAAGACCGCCAGTCCGGCCTTGCAGTCCTGCCCGCAGAAGCGCGGCGTCTGCACCCGCGTCTACACCCAGACGCCGAAAAAGCCGAACTCCGCCCTGCGCAAAGTGGCCCGCGTGCGCCTGACCAACGGCATCGAGGTGACCACCTACATTCCCGGCGTCGGCCACAACCTGCAGGAGCACTCCATCGTGCTCATTCGCGGAGGCCGCGTGAAAGATTTGCCGGGGGTGCGCTACCACGTGATCCGCGGCACGCTTGACGCGGTGGGCGTCGCCAACCGCAAACAGGGCCGCTCCAAGTACGGCGCCAAGCGCCCGAAAGCCTAG